A part of Thermoflexus hugenholtzii JAD2 genomic DNA contains:
- a CDS encoding glycosyltransferase family 2 protein has product MDVSVIVVSWNVWSWLAPCLRSIRQALGRLEGEIIVVDNASTDGTPERVREAFPEVRLLINPANRGFPAANNQGMAVARGRYFFLLNPDTVVLDQAIEELVTFADAHPDVGVVGPQLLNPDGSVQSSRRRFPTFWTALFESTWWQPWAPRSILAHYYVLDRPDHEIQEVDWVTGAAMLVRREVVERVGPMDEGFFMYAEELDWCRRIRQAGWRVFYYPPAKVIHYGGRSSDQVPALQHLAFQRSKIRYFRKHHGTWAAAALRAFLIAQYLWQIGVEGSKALLGHKPAMRRERMRIYMRVVQGLLSIPFITQARSDGI; this is encoded by the coding sequence ATGGACGTCTCGGTGATCGTGGTGAGCTGGAATGTATGGAGCTGGCTAGCTCCCTGCCTGCGCTCCATCCGGCAGGCCCTGGGGAGGCTGGAGGGGGAGATCATCGTGGTCGACAACGCCTCGACGGACGGGACCCCGGAGCGGGTGCGGGAGGCCTTCCCCGAGGTGCGGCTTCTGATCAACCCGGCCAACCGGGGTTTCCCGGCGGCGAACAATCAGGGGATGGCGGTCGCACGGGGCCGCTATTTCTTTTTGTTGAATCCGGATACCGTAGTTCTGGATCAGGCCATCGAGGAGCTGGTCACCTTTGCAGACGCCCATCCGGATGTGGGGGTGGTAGGTCCGCAGCTGCTCAACCCGGATGGGAGCGTCCAGTCCTCCCGCCGGCGGTTTCCCACCTTCTGGACTGCGCTGTTTGAGAGCACATGGTGGCAGCCCTGGGCGCCCCGCTCCATCCTGGCGCACTATTACGTCCTGGATCGCCCGGATCACGAGATCCAGGAAGTGGATTGGGTCACCGGGGCGGCCATGCTGGTCCGGCGGGAGGTGGTCGAGCGGGTCGGGCCTATGGACGAGGGGTTCTTCATGTATGCCGAGGAGCTGGACTGGTGCCGGAGGATCCGGCAGGCGGGCTGGCGGGTGTTCTACTATCCGCCGGCGAAAGTGATCCATTATGGGGGGCGAAGTAGCGATCAGGTGCCGGCCCTGCAGCATCTGGCCTTCCAGCGGAGCAAGATCCGGTATTTCCGAAAGCATCACGGTACGTGGGCCGCCGCCGCCCTGCGGGCCTTCCTGATCGCCCAGTATCTGTGGCAGATCGGCGTGGAGGGGAGCAAAGCCTTGCTGGGGCATAAGCCGGCCATGCGCCGGGAGCGCATGCGGATTTATATGCGGGTGGTCCAAGGGTTACTTTCCATCCCTTTCATAACGCAAGCGAGGTCCGATGGCATCTAA